In Mycobacteriales bacterium, the following are encoded in one genomic region:
- a CDS encoding CBS domain-containing protein encodes MATGTRIFVARLAGVAVFDPNGDPVGRVRDVVVVFRTAPLPPRVLGLVVEIQHRRRIFVPIGRMTSAEPDAVVLTTGSVNLRRFEQRTGEALVLGGLLDRSATVREDGARVTVVDAAMEQTRTRDWVLTRLAVRDTGPRLSRRRGQVRQLEWADIEGLDPAPEAGQGADALLDVLSTARPADLASMLQDLSPKRRHEIAAALDDGRLADVLGELPEDAQVKILASLADERAADVLEEMDPDDAADLLNELPDAERERLIQLMEPGEAAPVRRLLRYSDDTAGGLMTSEPIILSPDATIAEALARVRNPDVSAALATQVYVCRPPSQTPTGRYLGVAHVQRLLREPPSALVSGVVDDDLEPLRPETELARVTRYLATYDLVAAAVVDETDRLVGAVTVDDVLDHLLPEDWRERDVDG; translated from the coding sequence GTGGCGACGGGCACGCGCATCTTCGTGGCCCGGCTCGCCGGCGTCGCGGTGTTCGACCCCAACGGCGACCCGGTCGGCCGGGTTCGCGACGTGGTCGTGGTCTTCCGTACGGCGCCGCTGCCGCCGCGGGTCCTGGGGCTGGTGGTCGAGATCCAGCACCGCCGCCGCATCTTCGTCCCGATCGGGCGGATGACCTCGGCCGAGCCGGACGCGGTCGTGCTCACCACCGGGTCGGTCAACCTGCGCCGGTTCGAGCAGCGGACGGGCGAGGCGCTCGTGCTCGGCGGGCTGCTGGACCGCAGCGCCACGGTGCGGGAGGACGGCGCCCGCGTCACCGTGGTCGACGCGGCGATGGAGCAGACCCGGACCCGGGACTGGGTGCTGACCCGGCTCGCCGTCCGCGACACCGGCCCCCGGCTGTCCCGCCGTCGCGGCCAGGTCCGGCAGCTGGAGTGGGCCGACATCGAGGGGCTGGACCCGGCGCCGGAGGCCGGGCAGGGCGCCGACGCGCTGCTGGACGTGCTGTCCACGGCCCGGCCCGCGGACCTGGCCAGCATGCTGCAGGACCTCTCGCCCAAGCGCCGGCACGAGATCGCGGCCGCTCTGGACGACGGGCGCCTGGCCGACGTGCTCGGCGAGCTGCCTGAGGACGCGCAGGTCAAGATCCTCGCCTCGCTGGCCGACGAGCGGGCCGCGGACGTGCTGGAGGAGATGGACCCGGACGACGCCGCCGACCTGCTCAACGAGCTGCCCGACGCCGAGCGGGAGCGGCTGATCCAGCTGATGGAGCCGGGCGAGGCCGCGCCGGTCCGGCGGCTGCTGCGCTACAGCGACGACACCGCCGGCGGCCTGATGACCTCGGAACCGATCATCCTGTCCCCGGACGCGACGATCGCCGAGGCGCTGGCCCGGGTCCGCAACCCGGACGTCAGCGCGGCGCTGGCCACCCAGGTGTACGTCTGCCGGCCGCCGTCGCAGACCCCGACCGGCCGCTACCTCGGCGTCGCGCACGTCCAGCGGCTACTCCGGGAGCCGCCGTCCGCGCTGGTCAGCGGCGTCGTCGACGACGATCTGGAGCCGCTGCGGCCGGAGACCGAGCTGGCCCGGGTGACCCGCTACCTGGCCACGTACGACCTGGTGGCGGCGGCCGTGGTGGACGAGACCGACCGGCTCGTCGGCGCGGTCACCGTGGACGACGTGCTGGACCACCTGCTGCCGGAGGACTGGCGGGAGCGGGACGTCGATGGCTGA